A DNA window from Oligoflexus sp. contains the following coding sequences:
- a CDS encoding cytochrome P460 family protein, whose amino-acid sequence MKTSLMALSVVSILCSAGLAFAAEFAPLPKNFRMWTHTKSMVIPDKSHGLYGFHNIYANKKALPTLKSGGTYPEGAAFVVSFYEVKNEGGASSQGAKIMDAVMLKTAKAAATGGWAYGVYDATGKKKAVDVVKNCYECHNAQAKATDYVFEKYID is encoded by the coding sequence ATGAAGACATCTCTGATGGCACTCAGTGTTGTGAGTATTCTTTGTTCGGCAGGATTGGCTTTTGCTGCGGAATTTGCGCCTTTGCCCAAAAATTTCCGCATGTGGACCCATACCAAATCCATGGTGATTCCCGACAAATCGCATGGACTCTATGGTTTCCATAACATCTATGCGAACAAGAAGGCTCTGCCGACCCTGAAATCGGGCGGCACCTATCCCGAGGGCGCGGCCTTCGTCGTTTCGTTTTATGAAGTGAAGAATGAAGGCGGCGCCAGCAGCCAGGGCGCGAAGATCATGGACGCCGTGATGCTGAAGACGGCGAAAGCTGCGGCGACAGGCGGCTGGGCCTATGGCGTCTACGACGCGACCGGCAAGAAAAAGGCCGTGGACGTGGTCAAGAACTGCTACGAATGCCACAATGCTCAAGCCAAAGCCACTGATTATGTATTTGAAAAATATATAGACTGA
- a CDS encoding cupredoxin domain-containing protein, translating to MMRFQASCLFMLALLHGSAFAAQELTFTNKEVNGVKVWEPSTTTLKAGEDIEIKVVNPLKDEHGFQVPGLTDPYVVPGNGGTKTLTIKAPKAGKYPYKCHMHPKHQGGDLTIQ from the coding sequence ATGATGCGTTTTCAAGCCAGCTGTCTCTTTATGCTCGCGCTGCTTCACGGCTCTGCATTTGCAGCCCAGGAACTGACCTTCACCAATAAGGAAGTCAACGGCGTTAAAGTCTGGGAGCCGTCCACCACCACGCTGAAAGCCGGTGAAGACATAGAAATCAAAGTCGTGAACCCTTTGAAGGATGAGCATGGTTTTCAGGTTCCTGGCCTGACCGATCCCTATGTGGTGCCAGGCAATGGCGGAACCAAGACTTTGACGATCAAAGCGCCCAAAGCCGGGAAATATCCTTACAAGTGTCATATGCATCCCAAGCACCAGGGCGGGGACCTGACGATTCAGTAA
- a CDS encoding NUDIX hydrolase, which yields MHRNQLLALLHAYEKTWASGVLPYPTFDADEERAALIRLRDFVLRAPDCLERSCVEGHITGSALVTDPTGQHVLLTLHAKLNKWLQLGGHVDGESDVANAALREAQEESGRPEVEFFPYEEWLGAGQLPRPLPFDLDIHEIPARKQDPAHFHFDVRFLCRLDSTLPFVISEESHDLRWLSLSDAQALTDERSMHRQFYKLQALRERLLTR from the coding sequence ATGCACCGGAATCAACTTCTCGCTTTGCTCCACGCTTACGAAAAGACCTGGGCCAGCGGGGTCCTTCCCTATCCCACATTTGATGCTGATGAAGAACGCGCGGCCCTCATCCGCCTTCGGGACTTTGTCCTGCGCGCGCCCGATTGCTTGGAACGCAGCTGCGTGGAAGGGCATATCACAGGTTCCGCGCTGGTTACGGATCCCACGGGTCAGCATGTGCTCCTGACTCTGCATGCCAAGCTTAATAAATGGTTGCAGCTCGGCGGTCATGTCGATGGCGAAAGCGATGTTGCGAATGCTGCCCTGCGTGAAGCCCAGGAGGAATCCGGTCGTCCCGAGGTGGAATTTTTCCCCTACGAGGAATGGCTCGGCGCCGGCCAGTTGCCGCGCCCCCTGCCCTTCGATCTTGATATTCATGAAATCCCGGCCCGCAAACAGGACCCGGCTCACTTTCACTTTGACGTGAGATTTCTGTGCCGTCTTGATTCCACGCTGCCCTTTGTCATCAGCGAGGAGTCACACGATCTCCGCTGGTTGAGCCTTAGTGACGCTCAAGCTCTGACAGATGAACGGAGTATGCACAGACAATTTTATAAGCTGCAGGCCCTGCGTGAGCGTCTCTTAACGCGCTAA
- a CDS encoding radical SAM/SPASM domain-containing protein, with protein MPKAYRRANVEISNICNLKCSFCPEVARQKQVMEPESFDPLAAQLAPLVDEVCLHLMGEPLNHPRFAEFIASCARHELPVNLTTNGLLLNASRREWALHPTVRQVNISVHSFEANFGLRDVGPYMERVFQFTREALEKRPDLYINLRLWDLTDPSSLNETNAAIRQHIETEFTIDLSQLKVDIRRRKNLPLKGRIYLHFDSRFTWPAPELPIISKQGFCHGLSNHFGIHADGTVVPCCLDKEAVINLGNVSEQNLLEILEGPRAEGIRKGFARGERVEDLCQRCPFIDRFANKARKLSSQRPQSSVQC; from the coding sequence ATGCCGAAAGCCTATCGTCGCGCCAATGTTGAAATCAGCAATATCTGCAATCTGAAATGCAGTTTTTGCCCCGAGGTCGCGCGTCAAAAGCAGGTGATGGAGCCGGAAAGCTTTGATCCGCTCGCGGCCCAGCTCGCGCCTTTGGTCGACGAAGTCTGTCTGCATCTGATGGGCGAGCCTTTGAATCATCCGCGCTTTGCGGAATTCATCGCCTCCTGCGCGCGGCACGAGCTGCCGGTGAACCTGACCACCAATGGTCTGCTTTTGAATGCTTCGCGGCGCGAATGGGCCCTGCATCCCACGGTGCGGCAGGTGAATATCTCGGTGCACAGTTTTGAGGCGAATTTCGGCCTGCGCGATGTCGGTCCCTACATGGAGCGCGTTTTTCAATTCACGCGCGAGGCTCTGGAAAAACGTCCTGATCTTTATATTAATTTAAGGCTCTGGGACTTGACGGATCCATCGAGTCTGAATGAAACGAACGCCGCGATTCGCCAGCACATCGAAACGGAATTCACGATCGACCTTTCCCAATTGAAGGTCGATATTCGTCGCCGTAAAAATCTGCCTTTGAAAGGCCGCATTTACCTGCACTTCGATTCCCGTTTCACATGGCCCGCGCCTGAACTCCCCATCATCTCAAAGCAGGGCTTCTGTCACGGGCTTTCCAATCATTTCGGAATTCATGCCGACGGCACCGTCGTGCCCTGCTGCCTGGATAAGGAAGCGGTCATCAACCTCGGCAACGTCAGTGAGCAAAACCTCCTGGAGATTCTGGAAGGCCCGCGCGCGGAAGGCATAAGAAAGGGCTTTGCACGCGGAGAACGCGTCGAGGACTTGTGCCAGCGTTGCCCCTTCATAGATCGCTTCGCAAATAAAGCCCGAAAACTATCTTCGCAGCGCCCCCAATCTTCGGTACAATGCTGA